A region from the Cellvibrio sp. PSBB006 genome encodes:
- a CDS encoding putative porin — MRNYLLGSAIALLLATDISIAQTYRSEISLDYLRRDREALPDSESDTWRVSGTYYFSPVNTANHPLAEAAFLEKASNLSVSYLHEEWDYSDTYGSFRYETFVTEENLNADIELFIPNKMFYVAAGMTRDESKYRTTVFYMEDDLNPGVETDTETDSDNSWHGSLGVTPIDGLLIWSDFYEDVDLDEHWNLNAKYVTDWNGNAINIEGGYNDYDGDYSIYVVSDYYLDRTFSVGAGVSYIDAADSDNSYILRTRKFFTDRFSIHANYISSDFIDTYNIGIDVRF, encoded by the coding sequence ATGCGTAATTACCTGCTCGGCTCGGCTATTGCACTGTTACTTGCTACCGATATATCCATCGCCCAAACCTACCGTTCTGAAATCAGCCTCGATTATCTGCGTCGTGACCGAGAAGCATTGCCAGACTCCGAAAGCGATACCTGGAGGGTCAGCGGAACCTACTATTTTTCGCCGGTGAATACTGCCAATCATCCCTTGGCTGAAGCGGCATTCCTGGAAAAAGCCAGCAATCTCAGCGTCAGCTACCTCCACGAGGAGTGGGACTACAGTGATACCTATGGCAGTTTCCGTTATGAAACCTTTGTTACGGAAGAAAACCTCAACGCTGACATTGAACTGTTTATCCCGAACAAGATGTTTTATGTCGCTGCGGGTATGACCCGGGATGAATCAAAGTATCGCACCACAGTGTTTTACATGGAGGACGACCTGAATCCAGGAGTGGAAACAGACACGGAGACGGACAGCGATAACAGTTGGCACGGCTCACTGGGTGTAACACCCATTGATGGCTTGCTGATTTGGTCTGATTTCTACGAAGATGTAGATCTCGACGAGCATTGGAACCTCAATGCCAAATATGTCACCGACTGGAACGGCAATGCCATAAACATCGAAGGTGGATACAACGACTACGACGGTGATTACTCTATCTATGTTGTGAGCGACTACTACCTCGATCGCACATTCAGTGTTGGCGCCGGCGTTAGTTATATCGATGCCGCTGATTCCGATAACAGTTATATTCTACGCACGCGAAAATTCTTTACTGATAGATTCAGCATCCATGCAAACTATATTTCCAGCGACTTTATAGACACCTATAACATTGGAATTGATGTGCGGTTTTAA
- a CDS encoding sugar phosphate isomerase/epimerase: MKLSTYLKVLAMAVITSSSAASFAADVAPTSPQLSVQLWSIKDDVAKDFEGTLKKLADMGFQGVEFAGNFGPYAEDPQGLKKFLNKLGLKASGAHVGFDKFSDENFDKTVAFYKAIDCHYLIIPMDHRAFTAEGAKEVAADLEKVQAKLKPHGMHTGYHNHKGEMLGKEGKTPWDVIGTGTSTDVILQQDVGWTEVAGKDPIDFIKAYPGRTITTHYKAAAPEEGNKENPIIGKDTTDWEALIVANRTVGGTLWLVVEQEVYPEGMTPMQSVEASLKGLQKVIAEMDK, from the coding sequence ATGAAACTCTCAACCTATCTCAAGGTTCTTGCCATGGCCGTCATCACCAGCAGCAGCGCAGCCAGCTTTGCAGCGGATGTTGCGCCAACCTCGCCGCAACTGAGCGTTCAGCTGTGGTCGATCAAAGACGATGTTGCCAAAGATTTTGAAGGCACATTAAAGAAACTCGCTGACATGGGTTTTCAAGGTGTGGAATTTGCCGGCAACTTCGGCCCCTACGCTGAAGATCCACAAGGCTTGAAAAAATTCCTCAACAAACTGGGTTTGAAAGCCTCCGGCGCGCACGTCGGCTTCGATAAATTTTCTGATGAAAATTTTGATAAAACCGTCGCGTTCTACAAAGCGATTGATTGCCACTACCTGATCATTCCCATGGACCACCGCGCATTTACTGCGGAAGGCGCCAAAGAAGTTGCCGCTGATCTGGAAAAAGTACAAGCCAAATTAAAACCCCACGGCATGCACACCGGCTATCACAACCACAAAGGTGAAATGCTCGGCAAAGAAGGCAAAACGCCCTGGGATGTGATCGGCACAGGCACCTCGACAGACGTGATCCTGCAGCAAGATGTAGGCTGGACCGAAGTAGCCGGTAAAGATCCGATTGATTTTATTAAAGCCTATCCCGGCCGTACCATCACCACACATTACAAAGCCGCTGCACCGGAAGAAGGCAACAAGGAAAACCCGATCATCGGCAAAGACACCACCGACTGGGAAGCGCTGATTGTTGCTAACCGCACTGTGGGCGGTACCTTATGGTTAGTGGTTGAGCAAGAAGTTTACCCGGAAGGCATGACGCCGATGCAAAGTGTGGAAGCGTCGTTGAAAGGTTTGCAGAAAGTGATTGCGGAGATGGATAAATAG
- a CDS encoding GMC oxidoreductase, giving the protein MSKTIYIKKTQEKFDAIVVGSGVTGGWAAKELCEKGLKTLMVERGRPVEHRKDYVGEGVKPWEMPFRGKIERDIVDEQYYIQKQNYAFNDATKHFYANDRDHPYSTPQEKPFSWIRGNQLGGKSLLWHRQSYRWSDLDFTANAKDGHGVDWPIRYKDIESWYDYVEHHVGISGSVENIPVLPDSKFLPPFEFNAVEKDLKAKFEKKYNDRKLIMGRCAHLSKPAPHHIEQGRYQCMARNECQKGCTFGAYFSTQSSTLPAALKTNNLSIATNSIVHSVIYDPKTNRATGVRIIDSETLETREYFAKVIFLCASTLGTTHVMLNSISEAFPTGIANSSGVLGHYLMDHLYGAGANGTVPGFEDEYYSGRRPTGVYIPRFRNVTKKDADFLRGYSFAGGAAREHWSQFAYKDGFGVDFKNAIKSAGEWKFGLRGSGEMLPRYENQVSLHPTKKDKWGMPQLHIECDYSDNDIKMLNDIADTAAEMLESAGLKNVQRTVEEWPPGLSIHEMGTARMGKDPKTSILNGYNQAHDVPNLFVTDGASMASCAWQNPSLTFMALTARACNYAVEQLKLGNI; this is encoded by the coding sequence ATGAGTAAAACGATTTATATCAAGAAGACCCAGGAAAAATTCGACGCGATTGTTGTAGGTTCCGGAGTGACCGGCGGCTGGGCCGCTAAAGAATTATGTGAAAAAGGTTTGAAGACCTTGATGGTGGAACGGGGTCGCCCGGTAGAACACCGCAAGGATTATGTCGGCGAAGGTGTAAAGCCGTGGGAGATGCCATTTCGCGGCAAGATCGAGCGCGATATTGTCGACGAGCAATATTACATTCAAAAACAAAACTATGCGTTCAACGATGCAACCAAACATTTTTATGCCAATGATCGCGACCATCCCTACAGCACCCCACAAGAAAAACCCTTCAGCTGGATTCGCGGCAATCAGTTAGGTGGCAAGTCGCTGCTGTGGCACCGCCAGTCTTATCGCTGGAGTGATCTCGACTTTACCGCCAACGCCAAAGACGGGCACGGCGTGGACTGGCCGATTCGCTACAAAGATATCGAATCCTGGTATGACTATGTAGAACATCACGTTGGCATCAGCGGCTCGGTGGAAAATATTCCCGTGCTGCCGGACAGCAAATTTCTGCCACCGTTTGAATTCAATGCGGTGGAAAAAGATTTAAAAGCGAAGTTCGAGAAAAAATACAACGATCGAAAATTAATTATGGGTCGCTGTGCGCATCTATCCAAGCCTGCACCGCACCATATTGAACAGGGCCGCTACCAATGCATGGCGCGCAACGAGTGCCAAAAAGGTTGTACTTTCGGGGCCTATTTTTCTACGCAAAGCTCTACGTTACCGGCAGCGTTAAAAACGAATAACTTATCGATTGCCACCAACAGTATCGTGCACAGCGTGATCTATGATCCCAAAACCAATCGCGCTACCGGCGTGCGCATTATCGACAGCGAAACCCTGGAGACGCGCGAGTATTTTGCCAAGGTCATCTTCCTTTGTGCATCGACCCTCGGCACCACGCACGTCATGTTGAACTCCATCAGCGAAGCCTTCCCCACCGGGATTGCCAACTCGTCCGGTGTGCTCGGCCATTACTTGATGGACCACCTCTACGGCGCCGGTGCCAACGGCACGGTGCCCGGCTTTGAAGACGAATATTATTCCGGCCGCCGCCCGACCGGCGTTTATATTCCGCGTTTCCGCAACGTTACTAAAAAGGATGCCGACTTCCTGCGCGGTTATTCCTTTGCCGGTGGCGCGGCGCGTGAACATTGGAGCCAATTTGCTTACAAAGATGGCTTCGGTGTGGATTTTAAGAACGCCATCAAAAGTGCCGGTGAATGGAAGTTCGGTTTGCGTGGTTCCGGTGAGATGTTGCCGCGTTATGAAAACCAGGTGTCGCTGCATCCCACCAAGAAAGACAAATGGGGTATGCCGCAATTACACATTGAATGCGATTACTCCGACAATGACATCAAGATGCTCAATGACATTGCGGATACCGCCGCCGAAATGCTGGAGTCAGCCGGCCTGAAGAATGTGCAACGCACTGTTGAAGAATGGCCGCCCGGTTTGTCCATCCACGAGATGGGTACTGCAAGAATGGGTAAAGATCCTAAAACTTCGATCCTGAATGGCTATAATCAGGCCCACGACGTGCCCAATCTGTTTGTGACGGACGGTGCCAGTATGGCCTCTTGTGCCTGGCAAAATCCCTCGCTGACCTTTATGGCACTCACCGCACGCGCTTGCAATTACGCGGTAGAACAACTAAAACTCGGTAACATTTAA
- a CDS encoding gluconate 2-dehydrogenase subunit 3 family protein: protein MPNVTDPGVIATSDIHLERRTAIKQLAALCGLALSATSLSLMAESFTSPRDISRRKNRFLKPEQLALVRDLGELIIPTTDTPGAIGADVHNFIDYQAAYCFNADEQQSLLAGLQKIDSAAQKNYGKAFLSCPKDQQVELLTQMEKAQGEFAAEDREHFKQLKALVVFGYYTSEIGASKELAYLAIPGGYKGSVKFSTVGKAWSLNF, encoded by the coding sequence ATGCCCAATGTTACTGATCCTGGCGTGATAGCCACTTCCGATATTCACCTCGAACGGCGTACCGCAATCAAGCAATTAGCCGCACTGTGTGGCCTCGCTCTGTCTGCCACGTCGCTGTCATTAATGGCCGAAAGTTTTACCAGCCCGCGCGATATATCCCGACGGAAAAATCGCTTCCTCAAGCCGGAGCAATTGGCGTTAGTGCGCGACCTGGGCGAACTGATTATTCCCACTACCGATACGCCCGGTGCGATAGGCGCTGATGTGCATAATTTTATCGATTACCAGGCAGCCTATTGTTTCAATGCTGATGAACAACAATCGCTGCTCGCCGGTTTGCAAAAAATTGATAGCGCCGCGCAAAAAAATTATGGCAAGGCATTTTTATCCTGCCCGAAAGACCAGCAAGTTGAATTGCTAACGCAGATGGAAAAAGCCCAGGGCGAATTTGCAGCGGAAGACCGCGAACACTTCAAGCAATTGAAAGCGCTGGTGGTATTTGGCTATTACACCTCGGAAATCGGTGCGTCCAAAGAGCTGGCGTATCTGGCCATTCCCGGCGGTTATAAAGGTTCGGTGAAGTTTTCAACTGTCGGCAAAGCCTGGTCGCTGAACTTCTAA
- a CDS encoding TonB-dependent receptor — MNHTHRFKPRLLASVIAACAVAGASSYSIAQEDTIEEVIVTGVKGAQEKAISIKRNTSEVVDSIAAEDIGKLPDSTIADSLQRVTGIQIQRSAGQGGIVSIRGSNEILTTLNGELFLTAQNILNSNADYQDIPSSLIAGVNVSKSSNARQLEGGIGGSVDLLTRRSLDLDGGLTNVVRLQASQGSITEETDPEISGLIGFNADTYAMSLAYAYADQTLSANQTQTRAGVQNRGDALMMMSWDGPVSTNFVTERERLGLNYNFNAQLSDSLELNIDSFYNSMDEKQAGNMFQFDLDSVGWDYGRMQPQGVNSAGDVPIAQGNYATGWTANMNSALRAGVSSNFRETSALNNSFELKFDGGGDFTGSVRYINSKATRENDALTLVQRPSSPGPDGLFDDEGYVYNLNGDTRQVNPGYIAGNHTTTFMAHDDGVSWEFDPAFAQAMGQSSAWYIHSSWLEGEHHEATLDVLRADFNYHFADEGLTSVDFGVRDGTRSIERRAFHYFMPTGITAYDPTDMQAYDMLVKYHEAGYVYGTGQANDGTSGTYLVETSGGSLVELKDIGLEPVRGVNLDEAGLQPYMHQVSDFGATVESFNASIPMIDVSKIGSNLAFMDNLYEAQHVRKDRPDQSYVIDEDRESFYVSFNFDKALTDSVRLSGNAGVRRVTDTLTIKQNVYDGNRLGRDVFAGSDANHTYYVDAGDKFTTVKHSYFLPSINANFDFGDEYKIKVSYDERTSLQALNQFGQGEFTSWRSGQIDPDTGNRYQAISEIRLGGNPNLQPWSAKVYNLAGEWYPTDTTLLGLTFFYMDIGGFTEEVRTTDLTLADSDGIVREGGTVIELRNGSNASVEGVEVSYQQSFDFLPSFLANTGITWNYTYSPSTREGYTFAADGQDVPFNATAENQSNLVLWYSDERFEFRVAANYLDKRYNGTETGVLPNDDANKVLGGLPVWDDESLYVDLNSTYHVNDAIDVSLNVQNLTEEGANKYMHWEDFRTEYNAFERRIVLGVNARF; from the coding sequence GTGAATCACACTCATCGATTTAAACCTAGATTATTGGCCTCCGTGATAGCTGCTTGCGCCGTGGCTGGAGCTTCTTCTTATTCAATTGCACAAGAAGACACCATTGAAGAAGTTATTGTCACTGGTGTTAAGGGCGCGCAGGAAAAAGCCATTAGTATTAAACGCAATACCTCTGAAGTTGTGGACTCAATTGCGGCAGAAGATATCGGTAAATTGCCCGATAGCACTATTGCCGATTCGCTACAGCGCGTGACGGGTATTCAGATTCAGCGTAGCGCAGGGCAAGGCGGCATCGTCAGTATTCGTGGCTCTAATGAGATATTAACCACGTTGAATGGTGAGCTGTTTTTAACCGCACAGAATATTCTGAACAGTAACGCGGACTACCAGGATATTCCCTCAAGTCTTATTGCCGGTGTCAACGTATCAAAATCTTCCAACGCCAGACAATTAGAAGGTGGTATTGGTGGTTCGGTAGATTTATTGACACGCCGCTCTTTGGATCTTGACGGCGGCCTCACGAACGTTGTGCGCTTGCAGGCGAGCCAAGGCAGCATTACTGAAGAAACTGATCCGGAAATTAGTGGCCTGATTGGTTTTAACGCGGACACTTATGCGATGTCATTGGCATACGCCTACGCGGATCAAACGCTCTCCGCCAATCAAACGCAAACCCGCGCCGGTGTACAGAACCGCGGTGATGCCTTGATGATGATGAGCTGGGATGGTCCCGTATCAACCAACTTTGTTACCGAGCGCGAACGCCTTGGTCTGAATTACAACTTCAACGCGCAATTGAGCGATTCGCTCGAATTAAATATCGATTCCTTTTATAACAGCATGGATGAAAAACAGGCGGGAAATATGTTCCAGTTCGATCTGGATTCCGTCGGTTGGGATTATGGCCGTATGCAACCGCAAGGCGTTAACTCCGCGGGTGATGTGCCTATTGCCCAAGGTAATTACGCAACTGGCTGGACAGCGAATATGAACTCCGCGTTGCGCGCCGGTGTTAGTTCTAATTTCCGCGAAACCTCGGCACTGAATAATAGCTTTGAATTGAAGTTTGATGGCGGTGGTGATTTCACCGGTAGTGTTCGCTATATCAATTCTAAAGCCACGCGTGAGAATGATGCGCTTACATTAGTGCAACGTCCCTCATCACCCGGACCTGATGGCTTGTTTGATGACGAAGGTTATGTCTACAACCTGAACGGTGATACTCGCCAGGTTAACCCAGGCTATATTGCGGGAAATCACACGACAACGTTTATGGCACACGACGATGGTGTTAGTTGGGAATTTGATCCCGCGTTTGCGCAAGCCATGGGCCAAAGTTCCGCATGGTATATCCATTCCAGTTGGTTAGAAGGCGAGCATCACGAAGCCACTCTGGATGTATTGCGTGCTGATTTCAACTATCACTTTGCCGATGAAGGTTTGACCTCTGTGGATTTCGGTGTGCGCGATGGTACGCGCAGTATTGAGCGTCGTGCATTCCATTACTTTATGCCGACTGGCATTACTGCCTACGATCCGACAGACATGCAAGCTTATGACATGTTGGTTAAATATCATGAAGCAGGTTACGTGTATGGGACTGGTCAGGCGAATGATGGTACCAGTGGTACTTACCTGGTCGAAACCTCCGGTGGCAGTTTGGTTGAGCTGAAAGATATCGGTCTTGAGCCGGTGCGCGGCGTCAACCTGGATGAAGCCGGATTGCAACCATACATGCATCAGGTGTCTGACTTTGGCGCGACGGTTGAATCTTTCAACGCTTCCATCCCTATGATTGATGTCTCGAAAATTGGCAGCAATCTGGCCTTTATGGACAACTTGTATGAAGCGCAACATGTTCGTAAAGATCGTCCGGACCAATCTTATGTTATTGATGAGGATCGCGAATCATTCTACGTCAGCTTTAACTTTGATAAAGCATTAACCGATAGTGTGCGTTTAAGTGGTAATGCGGGTGTAAGACGAGTGACAGACACGCTGACTATTAAACAGAATGTTTATGACGGTAATCGCTTGGGTCGCGATGTGTTTGCAGGCTCAGACGCTAACCATACTTACTATGTCGACGCTGGCGATAAATTCACGACAGTAAAACATTCTTACTTCCTGCCAAGTATTAACGCCAACTTCGATTTTGGAGATGAATACAAGATCAAGGTTTCTTACGACGAGCGTACCTCGCTGCAAGCGCTTAACCAATTTGGTCAGGGAGAATTTACGTCCTGGAGAAGCGGGCAGATTGATCCTGATACCGGGAATCGCTATCAAGCCATCAGTGAAATCCGTTTAGGTGGAAACCCGAACCTCCAACCCTGGAGCGCCAAAGTTTATAACCTTGCCGGTGAGTGGTATCCCACCGATACCACGTTGTTAGGGCTGACATTTTTCTACATGGATATTGGCGGCTTTACCGAAGAGGTTAGAACCACAGATCTTACGCTCGCTGACAGCGATGGTATTGTGCGGGAAGGCGGCACAGTTATCGAGTTGCGCAATGGCTCTAACGCCAGCGTAGAGGGTGTGGAAGTTTCATACCAGCAAAGCTTTGATTTCTTACCCAGCTTTTTAGCTAACACTGGTATTACCTGGAACTACACCTACTCGCCCAGCACTCGTGAAGGCTATACCTTTGCGGCGGATGGTCAGGACGTTCCCTTCAATGCGACCGCTGAAAACCAATCTAACCTGGTCCTGTGGTATAGCGACGAGCGGTTTGAATTCCGTGTTGCCGCTAACTATCTGGATAAACGTTACAACGGTACCGAGACTGGCGTATTGCCGAATGATGATGCGAATAAAGTCCTGGGTGGTCTGCCGGTGTGGGATGACGAGTCACTCTATGTCGACCTGAACAGCACTTATCATGTTAACGATGCCATTGATGTCAGTTTGAATGTGCAAAACCTGACAGAAGAAGGCGCTAACAAGTACATGCATTGGGAAGACTTCCGCACAGAATACAACGCCTTTGAGCGTCGTATTGTGCTCGGTGTCAACGCCCGCTTTTAA
- a CDS encoding tryptophan halogenase family protein: MKNSPLQSLVILGGGSAGWMAAAFLAKKFQGATLKISLIESSEIGTIGVGEASVPAIKYFLSELGISEKDFILATHATFKLGIDFESWYERDKKFFHPFAKFGEKIAAVDFTHYWTRMRNAGCPEPLDSYSLPTQMARAGKFAIPRGDTSIDGMASFNYAYHFDAALFAQYLRRYAEGLGVERCDAKVEKVQQHSSTGNIESLSLHDGTEVHGDFFIDCSGFAGLLIEGALQTGYEDWSHWLPCDHALAVPSSPNDSINPYTRCTAMSAGWKWNIPLQHRVGNGYVYASQFIDDSAAQEELLSGLDGEMLASPKLLKFKAGRRKKIWNKNVLALGLAGGFLEPLESTSIYLIQYGLTAFFENFPTKTENNYLQDRVNAMVAEHTLRLRDFLIAHYCLNDRRGETFWDYCRNMVIPGSLEIRIEEYRATGSIRLDELDFFKMNSWAAILSGMQITARYYHPKVEYLEERLVKQELDNMRKGIARVLPIIPDHEQFIKNNCSIR; the protein is encoded by the coding sequence ATGAAAAATTCACCTTTGCAATCTCTCGTTATCCTTGGGGGCGGTAGTGCCGGATGGATGGCAGCGGCATTTCTGGCAAAAAAATTCCAGGGAGCCACGCTGAAGATCAGTCTGATAGAGTCATCGGAGATTGGCACTATAGGTGTCGGCGAGGCAAGTGTTCCCGCCATTAAATACTTTTTATCTGAGCTGGGTATTTCTGAAAAAGATTTTATCCTGGCCACCCACGCTACATTTAAATTAGGTATTGATTTTGAAAGTTGGTATGAGCGTGACAAAAAATTCTTTCATCCTTTCGCGAAATTCGGTGAAAAGATTGCTGCTGTAGATTTTACGCATTACTGGACAAGGATGCGAAATGCGGGTTGTCCAGAACCGCTGGATAGTTATTCACTGCCAACACAAATGGCACGCGCTGGAAAATTTGCCATACCACGCGGCGATACCTCAATCGATGGAATGGCTAGCTTCAACTATGCCTACCACTTTGATGCAGCACTATTCGCACAATATCTACGTCGCTATGCAGAGGGTTTAGGTGTTGAGCGCTGCGATGCAAAAGTTGAAAAAGTGCAACAACATTCCTCGACCGGCAACATTGAATCATTGTCGCTTCATGATGGGACGGAGGTCCACGGCGATTTCTTTATTGATTGCTCCGGGTTCGCCGGCTTGCTGATTGAAGGTGCATTGCAAACCGGTTATGAAGACTGGAGTCACTGGTTGCCATGTGATCATGCCTTGGCAGTACCCAGTAGTCCGAACGATAGCATTAATCCCTACACGCGTTGTACCGCGATGAGCGCGGGCTGGAAATGGAACATACCTTTACAGCATCGCGTGGGTAACGGCTATGTCTACGCCAGTCAATTTATTGATGACAGCGCAGCACAAGAAGAGCTGTTGAGTGGTCTGGATGGTGAGATGTTAGCGTCACCGAAACTGCTTAAGTTCAAGGCGGGACGGCGAAAAAAAATCTGGAATAAGAATGTATTGGCATTGGGATTGGCCGGTGGCTTTCTGGAGCCGTTGGAGTCCACCAGTATCTATCTTATTCAATACGGATTAACCGCCTTCTTCGAAAATTTTCCGACAAAGACAGAAAATAACTATTTGCAAGACCGTGTTAACGCCATGGTGGCGGAGCACACTCTGCGTCTAAGAGACTTTCTCATTGCCCACTATTGCTTGAATGACCGCCGCGGCGAAACCTTCTGGGATTACTGCCGCAATATGGTTATACCGGGCTCGTTAGAGATCCGTATAGAAGAGTATCGAGCAACAGGCAGTATTCGCCTGGACGAGCTGGATTTCTTCAAGATGAACAGTTGGGCCGCGATATTGAGCGGCATGCAGATAACAGCCAGATACTATCACCCCAAGGTGGAGTATCTGGAGGAGCGTCTGGTAAAGCAGGAACTCGATAATATGAGAAAAGGGATTGCCCGGGTTCTTCCGATAATTCCGGATCATGAGCAATTTATAAAGAACAACTGCTCAATCAGGTAG
- a CDS encoding DUF5060 domain-containing protein, protein MADISSVKVVEPAMSQYERTVIDVQLKASWTNPYRESDVALWATISTPSGKALRLPGFYVSGDSKKLSNWRFHFAPREVGAYQFSIELLDDQRTAGKPKIITANAKASNKPGFLQVNDLWTLKFDNGQLFRGVGENFGWEHRDEDDSRYFKALHEDPRFTYDVMLPKLHRQGANFVRTWMIFWNLPVDWQTVSNASRYKNSSERFNASGIARMDELVALAENNNIYLMLAMDSHAGFIGENWDINPYNRKNGGFASTPEEFFSSPKARQQYQEKLRYLVARWGYSANIAAWEFFNEVDNVMYAEDKTIPDALVTEWHQVMSDYLADIDPYNHIMTTSISHRDVAGLNDLPNIDINQRHIYKATDKIPGTLRDYSAQAKKPYVIGEFGFEWDWSINFNDVKAGMVGDFKKGLWYGLFSPTPVMPMSWWWEYFDEHGTTAYFAHVQEINQLILQSATQPLKDMDVQVNSDRVGVLAIDNGSKQFIYLNNPLARKQTVNLQLPPQFSASKANVQIYDGETGTYEQLTRVNKGKLNGVKLPAHGNSILIIH, encoded by the coding sequence ATGGCAGATATTTCCTCGGTAAAAGTGGTCGAGCCGGCCATGAGTCAGTACGAGCGTACGGTGATCGATGTTCAGCTAAAGGCCAGTTGGACCAATCCCTACCGTGAAAGTGATGTCGCATTGTGGGCAACTATTAGCACGCCCTCTGGTAAGGCACTGCGTCTACCTGGGTTTTATGTCAGTGGCGATAGTAAAAAATTATCTAACTGGCGCTTTCATTTTGCGCCGCGTGAAGTCGGCGCTTATCAATTTTCTATTGAGTTGCTGGATGACCAACGCACTGCGGGTAAACCAAAGATTATCACGGCAAATGCAAAAGCCAGCAACAAGCCAGGTTTCTTGCAGGTAAACGATCTATGGACGTTAAAGTTTGATAATGGTCAGTTATTTCGTGGCGTCGGTGAAAACTTCGGTTGGGAACATCGCGACGAAGATGATTCGCGATACTTCAAAGCACTCCATGAAGATCCGCGTTTTACCTATGACGTGATGCTGCCAAAATTACATCGGCAAGGTGCAAATTTTGTCCGCACCTGGATGATCTTCTGGAATCTTCCCGTTGACTGGCAAACCGTAAGCAATGCATCGCGTTATAAAAATTCCAGTGAACGTTTTAATGCCAGTGGTATTGCGCGTATGGATGAACTGGTTGCGTTAGCGGAAAACAATAACATCTACCTGATGTTGGCGATGGACAGTCATGCGGGCTTTATTGGCGAGAATTGGGATATTAATCCTTACAATCGCAAGAACGGTGGTTTTGCATCGACACCGGAAGAATTTTTCTCCAGCCCGAAAGCGCGCCAACAATACCAGGAAAAATTACGCTATCTGGTGGCCCGCTGGGGCTATAGCGCCAACATCGCGGCGTGGGAGTTTTTTAATGAAGTCGATAACGTAATGTATGCGGAAGACAAGACTATTCCCGATGCATTGGTTACGGAATGGCATCAGGTGATGAGCGATTATCTGGCCGACATTGACCCCTACAACCATATCATGACCACCAGTATTTCCCATCGCGATGTTGCCGGTTTGAACGACTTGCCGAACATCGATATCAACCAGCGCCATATCTATAAGGCGACGGATAAAATTCCTGGGACCTTGCGCGATTATTCTGCACAAGCGAAAAAGCCATATGTCATTGGCGAGTTTGGTTTCGAATGGGACTGGAGTATTAATTTTAATGACGTTAAAGCCGGGATGGTGGGCGACTTCAAAAAAGGACTCTGGTACGGGCTGTTTTCGCCTACCCCTGTCATGCCGATGTCGTGGTGGTGGGAATACTTCGATGAGCACGGCACAACGGCGTACTTTGCGCATGTGCAGGAAATCAACCAATTAATCCTGCAGTCCGCTACTCAACCGTTGAAAGACATGGACGTTCAGGTTAATTCGGACCGCGTTGGTGTCTTGGCGATAGATAACGGCAGTAAACAATTTATCTATCTGAACAATCCGCTAGCTCGTAAACAAACGGTAAACCTCCAATTACCGCCGCAATTCTCTGCATCTAAAGCCAATGTGCAGATTTACGACGGAGAAACCGGAACCTACGAACAATTAACTCGCGTCAACAAAGGCAAGTTAAACGGCGTGAAGCTGCCTGCTCATGGCAATAGTATTTTAATTATTCATTGA